Genomic segment of Armatimonadota bacterium:
CCGATCAACCTGGAAAGCGGTTTGGGCGCGTTGGCCGGTGTATTGAGCCGGGCGGGGAATGTCTTGGAAGCTATCGACCTTCAAGAAGTCGAGCGCCCAAAGGTCCTTGGAACTTCCCCAGCGGTACAACCCACCGATCTTCACCGGAAAATCCGCGGCTTCGACCTTGTCCCAAACACCCATTTCGTCCAGAACAGGCATTAGGTGAGGGAGTTGGCTTTCGCCGATGTGGTCGCGCGGAAACACCTCACGCTCAAACAGCGCTATCGAGAGATTAGGATCATACTTCCGAAGAAGTGTGCCGAGGGTACTTGCCGCTGGACCCCCACCAATAATCGCCACGTCGCACGAGATGGCCATTGCGCATCATTGTAACAAATATCTCCCTATTAGAAAAGGGTCGGATTCTTATACAATTCTTCTCTCGCCAAACGGGACCGTCTACCTTCGATCATTAGGCGATCTGACGAGCCTTAGGTTGAGAGAGGAAAGTCGTCATCGCTTCCGACGTCATCGGTCGGCCGAAGTAGTAACCCTGTGCAAATTCGCACCCTGCCTTCCGCAAGGATTCGAACTGGCTGGCCGACTCGACCCCTTCGGCGATGGTTCTCAGGTTCAACTTGTGGGCCAACCCAACAATCATCTCCAAAACCGGGCTGTCCCCTTCGGGTGCGACACCCTGGATGAATGACTTGTCGATCTTGAGAATATCGACCGGCAGGTCCTGCAGGTAGCCGAGGGAAGAGTAGCCGGTTCCAAAATCGTCGATTGCAAGCTGAACGCCGAGTCCACGAAGACCTTCGAGGCGGCTAGCCAAAATCTTTCCGCCGGTCAGCATCATGGTTTCCGTGATCTCCAGCACAAGAGAGTCTGCCGGGAAACCGGTCTTGATCAACACCGTCGCCACCTCCTCAATGAAGGTATTGCTCCGAAGCTGAAGCGCCGATAGGTTTACGCACGTCTTGAGGTCTTGGGCACCCGGAATGTTGTCCTGCCACCAGCGACCCTGACGACACGCCTGATGAAGCACCCAGAGACCGATAGGGAAGATCAACCCTGACTCTTCGGCCAAAGGAATGAATTCCAGCGGCGGAATAAGGCCGAGTTGCGGGTGATTCCATCGCAAAAGTGCCTCGATGCCATGCACCGACCCATCCTGTGCCGAGATAGTTGGGTGGTAATGCAGAATAAGCTGACCCGCCCCGAGAGCACGCGCCAAATCCGCTTCCAATTCCATCCGAGCGTGCGTGTCGGAACCCATATCCGAGTCATAGAGTTCGACGCATCCTTTGCCCTGGCTCTTGGCCGCATACATGGCTGCGTCGGCATTTCGCACGAGGTCGTCAAATGAGGTGATGGTTGCGTCTGAGATCGCGACGCCGATGCTTGCCCCGACGAACGCGCCGTTCTTACCAATTGGCACCTTGGCCAACAGTCGATCCAGCATGGTTTCGCCCAGAACCATGACTTCCTCGGTACTCGGGCAGTTCTCGATCAAAATGGCAAATTCGTCACCACCGAGGCGCGCCACCGTATCAACTTTCCGTACCGAGGCGGTCAGCCTCTCGGCCACCGTCTTTAGCAACGTGTCGCCCGCCTCGTGGCCTAGGCTATCGTTGATATTCTTAAAGTTGTCGAGGTCGATGAAAAGAATCGCGATCGGCTTCTTTTCGCGATCAGATCGAGCAAGGGCGTGGCAAACGCGATCGTGGAACAGCGCGCGGTTGGCAAGGCCGGTGAGAGGGTCGTGGAAGGCTTGGTGCCGAAGCTGCTCTTCCAGCTTCCGCCGCTCAGAAATATCACGAAAAACCACCACTGCGCCGTGAGGAATGCCGTCCCAAATGACCGGATTGACTACGTAGGAAACAGGAAGCATCCGCCCGTCCCGGCAATGGAAGCATCCATCCTCCTCGCGAACCGTCTGCCCGGTGCGAATGATCTCTTGGAACGACACAATGTCACGACCGGTCTGAAGCTTCTTCAGCACTTCGCCATCGGCGAGTTCCTCGCTGGTCCAGCCCAGCAGCCGTTCTGCCGCCGGGTTCATGAGCAAAAGTCGCCCCTGATCGTCGAGCACGCACAGACCGTCGCCCAACGACTGAAGAATGACGTGAAGCTGGTCCCGCTCGCGAGTTCGCGTGTTGTGCAGGTCTTGCATCTCCGTCGAAGAAACGGTGAGCGATCGTTCCAGCAAATAGCGGTCCTGGTCGGCCTGAAAATAGGCGCCGTTAACCGCTTTCAGAAACGACTTCCAGCGGTCCTCCAGGTTCTCAGCCTGGTTTTCCAGCCCGAATCGTCGAATCTGACGGGTCAGAATTGGATGGATGTCGGCGTCAATAAAGTTCAAGCCGCGTCCTCCCAAACGTGGGTGACGGTAAAGGTCTGGTTGTGTAGCACGTTGGCCGAACCGCCCGGGCTTGCGCCAATTTCGCCGTACGAGTAGAAGCCGACCTGTGCCGATCCTTCGGGTAGCTCAAGAAAGGATGCCTCCACCTCTTCCTCGGTTCGTTCGGCAAGTACGAGTCGGCGTCCGACGCAACTGACTGCAATGGAAAGCACCGGCCCTTCCGGTTGGTCGGGCAAAGCTGCTTGGCTGGCCAGTCCAGCGCCATCGATGAGTCGCTCAGGGTTGGCCCGCATCAACTGAGCAAACGCGCCCTCTGGCACATCGCCCGCAAAGGTCAGCGACATTTCGTCTTCGTCGATGGCGAGGATCGTACGCACCAGGCCGTCTTCGTATCCGTTGCCCGAACGAATCGAGAGCGGAAACAGCAGGCCTGCGGCTGGGAGATTCTTGGCAAACTCGCCGAGGTACTCCCTGTACAACGTCAACGCCGGCTTGCCATCTAGTTCGAAGAGGACGTTGTCCTTGGATCGGGTGATCTGCCGCTCGATCCCAAAAATGTCCCATCCGCCCCGCGACGACCGTCCGATATGCACCGCATCGCCGTAAAGTCCGACCGCGACCACGCCGTTCTCGACCGGCTTTCCGTCGATCATCGACCAGGTCTTCTGGAACCGGTCGCCATCTCCGGCTAATCCGCCGGTGACGGATGTTCCTACCGGTAACCCACTCGTCAGTCCCTGAACCAAAGCGCTGCCGTTAACGTGGAGCCCATCGGAGAACACGAGAACCCCCCTAATGTCAGGAGCGTTGAGGGTAGCCGACAACCGTTCGCCACACAGAAGCGAATCCTTGGCGTCGGAAATCGAGGCGAAGGCCGTGCGAACCTGAGTTTGATCGAAGCGAATAGCGGCAACCGAAAGACTTTGATCCGTCAGGCGTTCATTGTGGATTTCGCCCGACGTCGAACAGCCGACGATCTGAGAAGTAGGGTAGGCGTGACGTAGCTCGGCAAAGATGTTTTCCGAGTTGGCCAATTCAGGCGAAAAGAAGACGAAAACGACCGTCTGATCTGAGTCGATCGCCGGAAATTCGGCGACTGACCAGCCGTCGTTACTCGAATACCAAAACCTCTCTAGCCTCATTGCCAATCACTCATCGATTTGTCGAAGTATTTTCCCTTTTCCATATCCCGAGGGAAACTCGCAGTCGAATCTACTAGCTGTCCCCCAAAGAAGCCTCTGCCCGGCAAAATCAGGCTCGAAAAACGCGTTCACGACTTTTTCATTTCGAAAACCTACTCTGATGGCTATGCAAAGCATCTTGCATCGTCGTCGGTCAGCTCTCGCCCTGTTCCTCGTCCTCGTGGGATGCGGCGGCGGAGCGGCAGCCCTCGGCCCCACCATCACAACCCAGCCCTCTTCGACGACCGTGGTCGAAGGCAGTACGGCGACCTTCACCGTCGTTGCATCGGGCTCTAGCCTCACTTACCAGTGGTACAAGGGCAGCGCGCTCGTCTCGGGCGCCACCGCGTCCTCGTACTCGATCTCGAACGCGTCGTCTTCCGACGAAGGGAGCTACTACGTCGTCGTCTCGAACGCGGCGGGATCAACCACCAGCCAGACCGTTACCCTCACGGTCACGACCTCCGGTGATGCCTCCATCACCGTCAAATGAACCCCATGAAATCCCCCATCAAACTCTCCTATCTGCTTGCCGTTGCCTCCTTCGTGGCGGGTTGCGGTGGAACGTCGTCGCAGGCCTCGGCCATTGGTGCGGCGACGCTTTCGATTACCTGGCCCGACCAAAGCCGTTTGATTCCGGTCGCCGCCAATAGCATCACCGTAGCGTTTCTTAACGGATCGACGACGGTCGCCAGCCAAACTGTGGCTCGGCCTTCGAGCGGAAACCAATCCACATTGAGTTTCACCGGCTTACCCGCGACTTCCTTGACGTTAACTGCCAAGGCCTATCCCACAACAGATGGCACGGGCACGGCTCAGGCCAGCGCGAGCCAGGCTATCACCATCGTATCCGGTTCGACGACGTCGGCCACCCTGACGATGGCGTCGACGATCTCGACCCTATCGGTTTCACCGACATCACTCTCGCTTTCTGCTGGCAACACCGGAACTCTGAC
This window contains:
- a CDS encoding EAL domain-containing protein; amino-acid sequence: MNFIDADIHPILTRQIRRFGLENQAENLEDRWKSFLKAVNGAYFQADQDRYLLERSLTVSSTEMQDLHNTRTRERDQLHVILQSLGDGLCVLDDQGRLLLMNPAAERLLGWTSEELADGEVLKKLQTGRDIVSFQEIIRTGQTVREEDGCFHCRDGRMLPVSYVVNPVIWDGIPHGAVVVFRDISERRKLEEQLRHQAFHDPLTGLANRALFHDRVCHALARSDREKKPIAILFIDLDNFKNINDSLGHEAGDTLLKTVAERLTASVRKVDTVARLGGDEFAILIENCPSTEEVMVLGETMLDRLLAKVPIGKNGAFVGASIGVAISDATITSFDDLVRNADAAMYAAKSQGKGCVELYDSDMGSDTHARMELEADLARALGAGQLILHYHPTISAQDGSVHGIEALLRWNHPQLGLIPPLEFIPLAEESGLIFPIGLWVLHQACRQGRWWQDNIPGAQDLKTCVNLSALQLRSNTFIEEVATVLIKTGFPADSLVLEITETMMLTGGKILASRLEGLRGLGVQLAIDDFGTGYSSLGYLQDLPVDILKIDKSFIQGVAPEGDSPVLEMIVGLAHKLNLRTIAEGVESASQFESLRKAGCEFAQGYYFGRPMTSEAMTTFLSQPKARQIA